One Citricoccus sp. K5 DNA window includes the following coding sequences:
- the gltB gene encoding glutamate synthase large subunit, translating to MPDDSAQDALARDPKNPFNRFSAIPAEQGLYRPDAETDNCGLAVISTLRGTPGHDIVQHALVALRNLEHRGGVGGDDGTGDGAGLLLQIPDAFFREVVDFDLPDAGNYAAGTAFLPQDAAERRECVDGIQGRAAEEGLVVLGWRDVPVETDVLGASARAVMPHFSQLFLALDPSVGATGGDSLDARVFRVRKRTQNKFGVYFPSLSTQTIVYKGMLSTAQLEPFYPDLSDERFATSLAVVHSRFSTNTFPSWPLAQPFRAIAHNGEINTVKGNRNWMRARQSQLASSVLGEEPEKLYPICTPGASDSANFDEVAELLMLAGRPLSHVVMMMIPEAWENHESMDPDRRAFYEYHSMLMEPWDGPAAVAFTDGRQVGAVLDRNGLRPARYWVTDDGLVVLASEVGVLPLEPSRIVRKGRVAPGRMFLVDTAEGRIIEDNEVKAEVASANPWREWVHENLIDLADLPEREHVNYSSTSVAHRQRTFGYTTEELRLLIGPMAEKGAEPLGAMGTDTPIAVLSKRPRLLFDYFTQSFAQVTNPPLDSIREELVTSMRTSIGPDGNLLSTERVRTNHVNLEFPVIDNDQLAKIANLRSEGGQQSGDQPGGKPGGKVALKVRGLYRVDGGSAGLRDRLTEICEQVSAAVNRGVQYIVLSDRDSNAQWAPIPSLLLLSAVHHHLLSSANRTRASLLVEAGDVREVHHVAVLIGYGASAVNPYLAMESAEDLVRTGAITGVTRAEAVANLIKALGKGVQKIMSKMGISTVASYCGAQTFEAIGLSRPLVDRYFAGTHTPMGGVGLGVIAAENEQRHWAAYPPDGNDIDPYRELETGGEYQWRRDGPPHLFNPETVFRLQHATRTRQYGIFKDYTQGVDEQSRDLMTLRGLLTLKTGVRQPVPLDEVEPVSEIVKRFSTGAMSYGSISREAHETLAIAMNRLGGKSNTGEGGEDPERLLDPERRSAIKQIASGRFGVTSLYLATADDLQIKMAQGAKPGEGGQLMGTKVYPWVASTRHSTPGVSLVSPPPHHDIYSIEDLAELIYDLKRSNPAARVHVKLVSESGVGTVAAGVTKAKADVVLISGHDGGTGASPLNSLKHAGAPWELGLAEAQQTLMLNGLRDRVVVQVDGQLKTGRDVVIAALLGAEEFGFATAPLVVSGCIMMRVCHLDTCPVGVATQNPELRSRFTGQPEFVVTFFEFIAQEVREYLAELGFRSIDEAIGHIEVLDRDATRNHWKTEGLDLSGILAGYDPADPVKARQLSNTHGQNHELDQHFDNELITLAEPAIANGTPVEVTKRIVNTDRAAGTMLGYHVTKARLLDELPADTITVNLTGEAGQSLGAFLPAGITLRLQGDANDYVAKGLSGGRIVVRPDASAGFAAEDNVVAGNVIGYGATSGEVFLRGRVGERFLVRNSGATAVVEGIGDHGCEYMTGGQALILGRTGRNFGAGMSGGTAWVLDLDETTLNPLAVEQHDLLLLEPRAEDREAIIGLLELHRAETGSPVAAHLLSDLEADPEAVMARFTTVLPATYDAVLKTRAAVIDEGLDPDGDAAWGRIVEATRG from the coding sequence ATGCCGGACGACTCGGCCCAGGACGCCTTGGCCCGGGACCCGAAGAACCCCTTCAACCGGTTCTCCGCGATCCCCGCCGAGCAGGGCCTGTACCGTCCCGACGCGGAGACCGACAACTGCGGCCTGGCCGTCATCTCGACCCTGCGCGGCACCCCCGGGCACGACATCGTTCAGCACGCCCTCGTGGCACTGCGCAACCTCGAACACCGGGGCGGCGTCGGCGGGGATGACGGCACCGGAGACGGGGCCGGACTGCTGCTGCAGATCCCGGACGCCTTCTTCCGCGAGGTCGTCGACTTCGACCTGCCGGACGCGGGCAACTATGCCGCGGGCACGGCGTTCCTGCCGCAGGACGCGGCCGAGCGCCGCGAGTGCGTGGACGGCATCCAGGGGCGCGCTGCCGAGGAGGGCCTCGTGGTCCTGGGCTGGCGCGACGTCCCGGTGGAGACCGATGTGCTCGGTGCCTCTGCCCGAGCGGTCATGCCCCATTTCTCCCAGCTGTTCCTCGCCCTGGACCCCTCGGTGGGGGCCACGGGCGGCGACTCGCTGGACGCCCGCGTCTTCCGGGTCCGCAAGCGCACCCAGAACAAGTTCGGGGTCTACTTCCCCTCCCTCTCCACGCAGACGATCGTCTACAAGGGGATGCTGTCCACGGCCCAGCTCGAGCCGTTCTATCCCGACCTCTCGGACGAGCGCTTCGCCACCTCCCTGGCCGTGGTGCACTCGCGCTTCTCCACGAACACCTTCCCGTCCTGGCCGCTGGCCCAGCCGTTCCGGGCCATCGCCCACAACGGTGAGATCAACACGGTCAAGGGCAACCGGAACTGGATGCGCGCCCGCCAGTCCCAGCTGGCCTCCTCGGTGCTCGGCGAGGAACCGGAGAAGCTGTACCCGATCTGTACCCCGGGCGCCTCCGACTCGGCGAACTTCGACGAGGTCGCCGAGCTGCTGATGCTCGCCGGCCGGCCCCTGAGCCACGTGGTGATGATGATGATCCCGGAGGCGTGGGAGAACCACGAGTCCATGGATCCGGACCGCCGGGCGTTCTACGAGTACCACTCCATGCTGATGGAGCCGTGGGACGGCCCCGCCGCCGTGGCCTTCACCGATGGCCGCCAGGTCGGTGCCGTGCTGGACCGCAACGGCCTGCGCCCGGCCCGCTACTGGGTCACCGATGACGGACTCGTGGTGCTGGCCTCCGAGGTCGGTGTGCTGCCGCTCGAGCCCTCCCGGATCGTCCGCAAGGGGCGGGTGGCCCCGGGCCGGATGTTCCTCGTGGACACCGCCGAGGGTCGCATCATCGAGGACAACGAGGTCAAGGCAGAGGTGGCCTCGGCCAACCCGTGGCGTGAGTGGGTCCACGAGAACCTCATCGACCTGGCCGACCTGCCTGAGCGTGAACACGTCAATTACTCGTCCACCTCCGTGGCGCACCGCCAGCGCACCTTCGGCTACACCACCGAGGAGTTGCGGCTGCTCATCGGCCCCATGGCGGAGAAGGGCGCGGAGCCCCTGGGGGCCATGGGGACGGACACCCCCATCGCGGTGCTCTCGAAGCGGCCCCGGCTGCTGTTCGACTACTTCACCCAGTCCTTCGCGCAGGTCACGAACCCGCCGCTGGACTCCATCCGCGAGGAACTCGTCACCTCCATGCGGACCTCGATCGGCCCGGACGGCAACCTGCTGTCCACCGAACGAGTGCGGACCAACCATGTGAACCTTGAGTTCCCGGTCATCGACAACGACCAGCTGGCCAAGATCGCCAACCTGCGGTCCGAGGGTGGTCAGCAGTCCGGCGACCAGCCCGGAGGCAAGCCGGGCGGCAAGGTGGCCCTGAAGGTCCGTGGCCTGTACCGGGTCGACGGCGGCTCGGCCGGCCTGCGTGACCGGCTCACGGAGATCTGCGAGCAGGTCTCAGCCGCGGTGAACCGCGGCGTGCAGTACATCGTGCTCTCCGACCGCGACTCGAACGCGCAGTGGGCTCCCATCCCGTCCCTGCTGCTGCTCTCCGCCGTGCACCACCACCTGTTGTCCTCGGCCAACCGCACCCGCGCCTCGCTGCTCGTCGAGGCCGGGGATGTCCGCGAGGTCCACCACGTGGCCGTGCTCATCGGCTACGGTGCCTCCGCGGTGAACCCGTACCTCGCCATGGAGTCCGCCGAGGACCTGGTCCGTACCGGGGCCATCACCGGCGTGACCCGCGCCGAGGCCGTCGCCAACCTCATCAAGGCGCTCGGCAAGGGCGTGCAGAAGATCATGTCCAAGATGGGCATCTCCACCGTGGCGTCCTACTGCGGGGCCCAGACGTTCGAGGCGATCGGATTGTCACGGCCTCTCGTGGACCGGTACTTCGCCGGCACGCACACCCCCATGGGCGGGGTCGGGCTGGGCGTCATCGCCGCCGAGAACGAGCAGCGCCACTGGGCGGCCTACCCGCCGGACGGAAATGACATCGATCCGTACCGGGAGCTGGAGACCGGGGGCGAGTACCAGTGGCGCCGGGACGGGCCACCGCACCTGTTCAATCCGGAGACCGTCTTCCGCCTCCAGCACGCCACCCGGACCCGCCAGTACGGCATCTTCAAGGACTACACGCAGGGCGTGGACGAGCAGTCCCGGGACCTGATGACGCTGCGTGGGCTGCTGACCCTGAAGACCGGGGTGCGCCAGCCGGTGCCGCTGGACGAGGTCGAGCCCGTCTCGGAGATCGTCAAGCGCTTCTCCACGGGGGCCATGAGCTACGGCTCCATCTCCCGGGAGGCCCACGAGACCCTCGCGATCGCCATGAACCGGCTGGGCGGCAAGTCCAACACGGGTGAGGGCGGCGAGGACCCGGAGCGACTGCTGGATCCGGAACGCCGCTCGGCCATCAAGCAGATCGCCTCCGGCCGCTTCGGCGTGACCAGCCTCTACCTGGCCACCGCGGACGACCTGCAGATCAAGATGGCGCAGGGGGCCAAGCCCGGGGAGGGCGGCCAGCTCATGGGCACCAAGGTGTATCCCTGGGTGGCCTCCACGCGGCACTCCACGCCCGGTGTCTCCCTGGTCTCGCCGCCGCCGCACCATGACATCTACTCGATCGAGGACCTCGCCGAGCTGATCTATGACCTGAAGCGGTCCAACCCGGCGGCCCGTGTGCACGTCAAGCTCGTCTCCGAATCAGGAGTGGGCACTGTGGCGGCAGGCGTGACCAAGGCGAAGGCCGACGTCGTGCTGATCTCGGGGCACGACGGCGGCACCGGCGCCTCCCCGCTGAACTCGCTCAAGCACGCGGGGGCTCCGTGGGAGCTGGGCCTCGCCGAGGCCCAGCAGACACTGATGCTCAACGGCCTGCGGGACCGGGTGGTGGTCCAGGTGGACGGCCAGCTCAAGACCGGTCGGGACGTGGTCATCGCCGCGCTGCTCGGCGCCGAGGAGTTCGGCTTCGCCACCGCACCCCTGGTGGTCTCCGGCTGCATCATGATGCGCGTCTGCCACCTGGACACCTGCCCGGTGGGCGTGGCCACCCAGAATCCCGAGCTGCGGTCCCGGTTCACCGGCCAGCCCGAGTTCGTGGTCACCTTCTTCGAGTTCATCGCCCAGGAGGTCCGTGAGTACCTGGCGGAGCTCGGCTTCCGGTCCATCGACGAGGCCATCGGCCACATCGAGGTCCTGGACCGGGATGCGACCCGGAACCACTGGAAGACCGAGGGCCTGGACCTCAGCGGCATCCTGGCCGGATACGATCCGGCCGATCCGGTCAAGGCCCGTCAGCTGTCCAACACCCACGGACAGAACCACGAGTTGGACCAGCACTTCGACAACGAGCTCATCACCCTGGCCGAGCCCGCCATCGCGAACGGCACACCGGTCGAGGTCACCAAGCGGATCGTCAACACGGACCGGGCCGCCGGAACCATGCTCGGCTACCACGTCACCAAGGCCCGGTTGCTGGACGAACTGCCGGCGGACACCATCACCGTGAACCTCACGGGTGAGGCCGGTCAGTCGCTGGGTGCCTTCCTGCCGGCCGGGATCACGCTCCGGCTGCAGGGCGACGCCAACGACTACGTGGCCAAGGGCCTGTCCGGCGGACGCATCGTCGTGCGCCCGGACGCCTCGGCCGGATTCGCGGCCGAGGACAACGTGGTGGCGGGCAATGTCATCGGCTATGGCGCCACCTCGGGCGAGGTCTTCCTGCGCGGACGCGTGGGGGAGCGGTTCCTGGTCCGCAACTCCGGGGCCACCGCCGTCGTCGAGGGGATCGGTGACCACGGCTGCGAGTACATGACCGGTGGGCAGGCCCTGATCCTCGGCCGGACCGGCCGCAACTTCGGGGCCGGCATGTCCGGTGGCACCGCCTGGGTCCTGGACCTGGACGAGACCACGCTGAATCCACTGGCGGTGGAGCAGCACGATCTGTTGCTGCTCGAGCCGCGGGCCGAGGATCGGGAGGCCATCATCGGCCTGCTGGAACTCCACCGTGCGGAGACCGGCTCGCCGGTGGCCGCTCACCTGCTCTCCGACCTGGAGGCAGACCCGGAGGCGGTGATGGCACGCTTCACCACCGTGCTGCCGGCCACCTACGACGCCGTGCTGAAGACGCGTGCGGCCGTCATCGATGAAGGACTAGACCCGGACGGCGACGCCGCCTGGGGTCGGATTGTGGAGGCTACCCGTGGCTGA
- a CDS encoding glutamate synthase subunit beta, producing MADPRGFLNTRERQDRPSRPVPVRILDFKDVYVRQDEAVIRTQAGRCMDCGVPFCHQGCPLGNLIPEWNDLVRRGRWEEAAARLHATNNFPEVTGRICPAPCESSCVLGINQPAVTIKQTEVSIADAAFDNDWLDPVVPQRLNGHTVAVVGSGPTGLAAAQQLTRAGFTVAVYERDGRVGGLLRYGIPDFKMEKDILDRRIEQMEAEGTRFRTNVAIGTDMTWAELRSRYDAVIMATGAPVPRDLPVPGRQLDGVHFAMDYLVQSNRAVNGELDEAEAAAQIRADGKHVVVLGGGDTGADCIGTAHRHGAASVTTLAIGKELPAERPDDQPWPTVPRVYEVTSADAEGGTREYLASTVEFLGEVGADGVERVRAVRVAETEYLPDGRRVPKPGTEREIPADLVLLALGFTGVEDAGLTSGEGHAGVVLERGLVKRDHRYETDTPGVFVAGDAGRGASLVVWAIAEGRACAKAVDESLETWTRLPSPVEPTDRAMSV from the coding sequence GTGGCTGATCCCCGTGGATTCCTGAACACCCGTGAGCGGCAGGACCGGCCGTCCCGGCCGGTGCCCGTGCGCATCCTGGACTTCAAGGACGTCTATGTCCGCCAGGACGAGGCCGTGATCCGGACGCAGGCCGGTCGCTGCATGGACTGCGGCGTCCCGTTCTGCCACCAGGGCTGCCCCCTCGGGAACCTCATTCCCGAGTGGAACGACCTGGTCCGCCGGGGCCGGTGGGAGGAGGCTGCCGCCCGGTTGCACGCCACCAACAACTTCCCCGAGGTCACCGGCCGTATCTGTCCGGCACCCTGCGAGTCGTCCTGCGTGCTGGGCATCAACCAGCCGGCCGTGACGATCAAGCAGACCGAGGTGTCCATCGCGGACGCGGCCTTCGACAACGACTGGCTCGACCCCGTCGTCCCGCAGCGGCTCAACGGTCACACCGTGGCCGTCGTCGGATCCGGCCCCACCGGCCTGGCCGCCGCCCAGCAGCTGACGCGGGCCGGCTTCACCGTGGCCGTCTACGAGCGGGACGGGAGGGTCGGCGGTCTGCTGCGGTACGGGATCCCGGACTTCAAGATGGAGAAGGACATCCTGGACCGCCGGATCGAGCAGATGGAGGCCGAGGGGACGCGTTTCCGCACCAACGTGGCCATCGGCACGGACATGACCTGGGCTGAGCTGCGGTCTCGCTACGACGCCGTCATCATGGCCACCGGGGCGCCCGTGCCGCGTGACCTGCCCGTGCCGGGCCGGCAACTGGACGGTGTGCACTTCGCCATGGACTACCTGGTCCAGTCCAACCGCGCCGTGAACGGGGAACTGGACGAGGCGGAGGCGGCGGCACAGATCCGGGCCGACGGCAAGCACGTGGTGGTGCTCGGCGGCGGTGACACCGGCGCCGACTGCATCGGCACGGCTCACCGCCACGGCGCCGCGTCCGTGACCACCCTGGCCATCGGCAAGGAACTGCCCGCTGAACGTCCGGATGACCAGCCCTGGCCGACCGTGCCGCGGGTCTACGAGGTGACCTCCGCGGACGCCGAGGGCGGCACGCGCGAGTACCTGGCCTCCACGGTCGAGTTCCTGGGCGAGGTGGGTGCCGACGGCGTGGAGCGGGTCCGGGCCGTGCGCGTGGCCGAGACCGAGTACCTGCCGGACGGCCGCCGCGTGCCCAAGCCCGGCACCGAACGGGAGATCCCCGCGGACCTGGTGCTGCTGGCACTGGGGTTCACCGGGGTGGAGGACGCCGGACTGACCTCCGGAGAGGGCCACGCCGGCGTCGTGCTCGAACGCGGACTGGTCAAGCGGGACCACCGCTACGAGACGGACACCCCTGGGGTCTTCGTGGCCGGCGATGCCGGGCGCGGTGCCTCGCTCGTGGTGTGGGCCATCGCCGAGGGGCGGGCCTGCGCGAAGGCCGTGGACGAGTCGCTCGAGACCTGGACCCGGCTGCCGTCCCCGGTGGAGCCGACGGATCGTGCCATGTCGGTGTGA